One part of the Oceanidesulfovibrio indonesiensis genome encodes these proteins:
- a CDS encoding cysteine synthase, translated as MRPEINADVLQAIGNTPLVTINRMNPNPRVKILAKLEGKNPGGSIKDRVALAMIEAAERSGELSPGKIVIEATSGNTGIGLAMVCAVKGYPLRLLMASTASKERRQIMLAYGASIQLTPGHLSTDGAIEEAYRMAREEPDKYVLVDQFNNPASIEAHYNGTGLEIWEQTGGEVTHVVATLGTSGTVMGIKKRLREMNPAVKVIALEPRPNHKLQGLKNMHASYPPGIFDRHTPDEIRPVDDEESFEACRRLAREEGLFVGMSSGAAMAGAMRLAKELDHGTIVVLFPDGGERYLSTPLFAPPPERGMRVFDLARADSTIVATETVGDAPVAGFFTMGPAMDRLGDLDAWRRILTLDLITRYLNKSGRKAKAVVSLADLDDSALKAARAAGLSREEHARHALRQVQDFAASLGVSDAVSFHLAGDHQETALDICRRLLAKGAAYEKLRSVYFDVLRYSEYGRMSSMDLEKISLGKTVDLAEYAKDNPKDFTLLKRASLEDLKLGDVIKTEWGNVRPTWFLQHAAVAADTMDEIAGFLASEAHVFPHLENFRAIFAIGRGLEPNAWLVSQHVNSEIDGAELSELLREAPAGLVRMWYLSTSYRKALSLSQKSLAMWKRNHAKLLHAAADLHLAAKGADPASELPQPAATLAESLRDCVEDNLSLHHFWPELFSFCRSVAQLCTQESLPPADAAAMEKTLLDVDAVLGILETSELPLPATEWSADVATLVKEREEARQNKDFARADELRDALRHRGYEVEDSPQGTRIYPATR; from the coding sequence ATGCGACCGGAAATCAATGCCGATGTCCTGCAGGCAATCGGCAACACGCCCCTCGTCACCATCAACAGGATGAACCCCAACCCCCGCGTCAAGATTCTGGCCAAGCTCGAAGGCAAGAATCCCGGGGGATCCATCAAGGACCGCGTGGCCCTCGCCATGATTGAGGCTGCCGAGCGTTCCGGCGAGCTTTCGCCCGGCAAGATCGTCATCGAGGCGACCTCCGGCAACACCGGCATCGGCCTGGCCATGGTCTGCGCCGTCAAAGGCTACCCGCTGCGCCTGCTCATGGCCTCCACAGCCTCCAAGGAGCGCAGGCAGATCATGCTCGCCTACGGCGCCTCCATCCAGCTCACGCCGGGCCATCTCTCCACGGACGGCGCCATCGAAGAGGCCTACCGCATGGCCCGCGAGGAACCGGACAAGTACGTGCTCGTGGATCAGTTCAACAATCCGGCCTCCATCGAAGCACACTACAACGGCACCGGCCTGGAGATATGGGAGCAGACCGGCGGCGAGGTGACGCACGTGGTGGCCACATTGGGCACCTCGGGCACGGTCATGGGCATCAAGAAGCGGCTCAGGGAAATGAACCCGGCCGTCAAGGTCATCGCCCTGGAGCCGCGGCCCAACCACAAGTTGCAGGGCCTCAAGAACATGCACGCCTCCTACCCGCCCGGCATCTTCGACCGCCACACGCCGGACGAGATTCGCCCGGTGGACGACGAGGAATCCTTCGAGGCGTGCCGCCGGCTGGCGCGCGAGGAAGGCCTCTTCGTGGGCATGAGTTCCGGCGCGGCCATGGCCGGAGCAATGCGCCTGGCCAAAGAACTGGACCACGGAACCATCGTGGTGCTCTTCCCGGATGGCGGCGAGCGGTACCTTTCCACGCCGCTTTTCGCCCCGCCGCCGGAACGCGGGATGCGCGTCTTCGACCTCGCCCGGGCCGACTCCACCATCGTGGCCACGGAAACCGTGGGCGACGCGCCAGTCGCCGGATTCTTCACCATGGGTCCGGCAATGGACCGCCTGGGCGACCTGGACGCGTGGCGCCGTATTCTGACCCTGGACCTGATAACCCGCTACCTGAACAAATCTGGCCGGAAGGCCAAGGCCGTGGTCAGCCTTGCCGACCTCGACGACAGCGCCCTGAAAGCAGCGCGCGCCGCCGGCCTCTCCCGGGAAGAGCACGCCCGACACGCCCTGAGACAGGTGCAGGATTTCGCGGCCAGCCTCGGCGTGTCCGATGCCGTCTCGTTCCATCTGGCAGGCGACCATCAGGAAACCGCCCTGGACATCTGCCGCCGTCTGCTGGCCAAAGGCGCGGCCTACGAGAAGCTGCGCTCCGTCTACTTCGATGTGCTGCGCTATTCCGAATATGGCCGCATGAGCTCAATGGACCTGGAAAAGATATCCCTGGGCAAGACTGTGGACCTTGCCGAATACGCCAAGGACAATCCCAAGGATTTCACCCTGCTCAAACGGGCCAGCCTGGAAGACCTCAAGCTCGGCGATGTCATCAAGACCGAGTGGGGCAACGTGCGGCCCACGTGGTTTCTGCAACATGCCGCCGTGGCCGCCGACACCATGGACGAGATTGCCGGATTCCTCGCCTCGGAGGCGCATGTCTTCCCGCATCTGGAAAACTTCCGGGCCATTTTCGCCATCGGCCGCGGGCTGGAGCCGAATGCATGGCTCGTGTCCCAGCATGTGAATTCCGAGATCGACGGAGCCGAACTTTCCGAGCTTCTCCGGGAAGCTCCCGCCGGCCTGGTGCGCATGTGGTATCTTTCCACGTCCTACCGCAAGGCTCTCTCCCTTTCCCAGAAGAGCCTCGCCATGTGGAAACGCAACCACGCCAAGCTGTTGCACGCTGCGGCCGATCTGCACCTGGCCGCCAAAGGCGCCGACCCCGCCTCCGAGCTGCCGCAACCGGCTGCGACGCTGGCCGAGTCTCTGCGCGACTGCGTTGAAGACAACCTCAGCCTGCACCATTTCTGGCCTGAGCTGTTTTCCTTCTGTCGCAGTGTGGCGCAGCTCTGCACCCAGGAGTCTCTGCCGCCTGCAGACGCCGCCGCCATGGAGAAGACGCTCCTGGACGTGGACGCCGTGCTCGGCATCCTCGAAACCAGCGAACTGCCTCTGCCGGCAACCGAGTGGTCCGCTGACGTTGCGACGCTGGTGAAGGAGCGCGAAGAAGCACGGCAGAACAAGGACTTCGCCAGAGCGGACGAGCTGCGCGACGCTTTGCGCCACAGGGGCTACGAGGTGGAGGATTCGCCTCAGGGCACGCGCATATATCCGGCAACTCGCTGA
- a CDS encoding motility associated factor glycosyltransferase family protein: MERLPHLTGNLEIMAGRMTATLEWIRSQNVEPAAVAERVVEHEGRLDWRMDDGSTLFAAASPPVFYNGWNIAQEADAKGMTVLLGVNLGYGLNEVLKAAPPAHKVVVIEPNAHLLLACLGQTDYRPFMQAGRLVILPPVENVVYEALRRVDVHFVFGRVVFRGDMPSRQLGPEYDRWGRIVRNMLENFSVEFATLRKRQDTMVGNELANFKRAFADGSLAGLQNAGRGVSSVILGAGPSLEQYAPRLAESPGHAVYATALQTMPALQRFGLKPHFCMAIDYSRGMRKIYNKLDPEFAADVPLIYSTKLDPKVVAQYPGPAIPFWTRGGLGTFALSEREPVFNAGTNVSVTLYRILAWMGVERILLAGMDFAWKGDRSHAGGHHNNIKGKVTLTNADGETLHSTLSYTTALRDLIADVSKNKIPTGCLYGGGAVIEGAQRFDYSAALMQGYLASAPGSIEGFIAALDDAQTPQQTPVFHSRALKWNVTLRQKFKEFEKLAKKPARNARQSFEALNALHAFLRSDPVYLPYLYNEFMDVAGLTLEARPFGPQELSQVRQIVKRVREKLKRMEDDMGFVAAEQRKAPPSRRGMQKRNAA, encoded by the coding sequence ATGGAACGCTTACCCCACCTTACCGGAAATCTCGAGATCATGGCAGGGCGTATGACCGCGACGCTGGAGTGGATCAGGTCGCAGAACGTGGAGCCGGCTGCGGTCGCCGAACGCGTCGTGGAACATGAAGGCCGGCTGGACTGGCGGATGGACGACGGCTCCACACTGTTCGCCGCTGCGTCTCCGCCCGTGTTCTACAACGGCTGGAACATTGCGCAGGAAGCGGATGCCAAAGGCATGACGGTGCTTTTGGGGGTGAACCTCGGGTACGGTCTCAACGAAGTGCTCAAGGCTGCGCCGCCCGCGCACAAGGTCGTAGTCATCGAGCCGAACGCGCACCTGCTTCTGGCGTGCCTGGGACAGACCGACTACAGGCCGTTCATGCAGGCAGGCCGTCTGGTCATCCTGCCGCCGGTGGAGAACGTGGTCTACGAAGCACTGCGCCGGGTGGACGTGCATTTCGTGTTCGGCCGCGTCGTTTTCCGGGGTGACATGCCCAGCAGGCAGCTGGGGCCGGAGTATGACCGCTGGGGACGCATCGTCCGCAACATGCTCGAAAATTTTTCCGTGGAGTTCGCCACCCTTCGTAAAAGACAAGACACCATGGTTGGCAACGAACTTGCCAACTTCAAACGCGCCTTTGCGGACGGCTCCCTGGCCGGGTTGCAGAATGCTGGCAGGGGCGTCTCTTCCGTCATCCTGGGCGCGGGGCCGTCGCTGGAGCAGTACGCTCCCAGGCTGGCCGAATCTCCGGGCCACGCTGTGTACGCCACGGCGTTGCAGACGATGCCGGCGCTGCAGAGGTTCGGTCTCAAACCGCATTTCTGCATGGCTATCGACTACAGCCGGGGCATGCGCAAGATCTACAATAAACTCGATCCCGAGTTCGCTGCCGACGTCCCCCTCATCTACTCCACCAAGCTCGACCCGAAGGTGGTGGCGCAATACCCCGGTCCGGCCATACCGTTCTGGACGCGGGGCGGGCTGGGCACTTTCGCCCTGTCCGAACGCGAGCCGGTCTTCAATGCGGGCACCAACGTTTCGGTCACGCTGTATCGCATCCTTGCCTGGATGGGCGTGGAACGCATCCTGCTCGCGGGCATGGATTTCGCCTGGAAGGGCGACCGCAGCCACGCCGGCGGCCACCACAACAACATCAAGGGCAAAGTCACCCTCACCAACGCGGATGGCGAGACTTTGCACTCCACGCTCTCCTACACCACGGCCCTGCGCGACCTCATTGCCGACGTATCCAAAAACAAGATTCCCACCGGCTGTCTCTATGGCGGCGGGGCGGTCATCGAAGGCGCCCAGCGGTTCGACTACTCAGCAGCCTTGATGCAAGGCTATCTCGCCTCGGCTCCGGGCAGCATAGAAGGCTTCATTGCGGCATTGGACGACGCGCAGACACCGCAGCAGACACCGGTGTTCCACAGCCGGGCGCTGAAGTGGAACGTCACGCTCCGACAGAAGTTCAAGGAGTTCGAGAAGCTCGCCAAAAAGCCAGCGCGCAACGCCAGGCAGAGCTTTGAGGCGCTGAACGCTCTGCACGCATTTCTGCGCAGCGACCCGGTGTACCTGCCGTACCTCTACAATGAGTTCATGGACGTGGCCGGGCTGACCCTGGAGGCCAGGCCCTTCGGTCCGCAGGAGCTGAGCCAGGTGCGCCAGATCGTGAAGCGGGTGCGGGAGAAGCTGAAGCGCATGGAGGACGACATGGGCTTTGTCGCCGCGGAGCAGCGCAAGGCGCCGCCTTCCCGGCGAGGCATGCAGAAACGCAACGCTGCGTAG
- a CDS encoding Hsp20/alpha crystallin family protein, which yields MFTRYLPELRRRSREEGAPMSIADLMEDFWRGSFTPESTARTMAYPALDIAENEDTVTVTAEVPGMKPEDIDVTLERGVLTVKGEKKFEEERKGENFHRIERSYGSFQRVVQLPTEVDEEKVAANYKDGVLTLTMPKSPAAKKRKIEISG from the coding sequence ATGTTTACACGTTATCTTCCCGAACTTCGCAGGCGTTCTCGCGAGGAAGGTGCCCCCATGTCCATCGCAGACCTCATGGAAGATTTCTGGCGTGGGTCCTTTACACCGGAAAGCACTGCAAGGACCATGGCATACCCGGCTCTGGACATCGCCGAGAATGAAGACACCGTGACTGTGACGGCCGAAGTGCCAGGCATGAAGCCCGAGGACATCGACGTCACCCTCGAACGCGGCGTGCTGACCGTCAAGGGCGAGAAGAAGTTCGAAGAGGAGAGAAAGGGCGAAAACTTCCACCGCATAGAACGAAGCTACGGCTCGTTCCAGCGGGTGGTTCAGCTGCCCACCGAGGTGGATGAGGAAAAAGTCGCCGCAAATTACAAGGACGGCGTGCTGACTCTGACCATGCCCAAGTCGCCTGCCGCCAAGAAGCGCAAGATCGAGATCAGCGGGTAA